The genomic stretch CCGGTCCGCCAGGGCGACGGCGCGCGCCTTATGAATCTCCCGGGCTCGTTCAACCCATTGGCGTACTAGGGCCTCAGGCGCCCGGCGGGGGTCCGAGAGCTTCGCCGGGTCTGCCTGAACGAGGTCTTGCAGGTTCCTCACACCCCGCTCGAACAGGTACCGGCTGCGCGCACGGCCCAGTTGGGGGAGGCCGAGCCCCATCAGGGGGACCAGTTCAGGCGCCACGCCGTAGCGAATAACTCCTGAGGCCGCCCGGGCGGCCTCAGCGATGTTCGGCTTGCCCAGCGCCAGTGCCGCCTTTTCATAGAGCAAGCAGACCTGAGAGAGATCGTCCAGGGCTCGCTCGAAGTCGCCTCTGTGCCTGACCGGGAAGTGGATCTGGTCCTCACTGACCTCGTCAATCCACCGCTCGACGGCCCCGACCCACTTTACCCGGTCCTTTTCCTGGTAGTCTTCGACGGCCCATCGCGCAACATCGCGGTATGTGGCCCCGGAAGCCTGCTCGACGCGTTGGATGGCCTGTCGTACCAGGAGCAGGTCGAACCCGCTTGCGGCCGCGACGTCCCCTATCGGTGTAATGTGCCAGCCACCAGGCACCCGTTCGATGAGGCGCCAGGATGTGAGGATTCGAAGCGCTAGACCGAGCCGGGTGCCCAGGTCCAGCGTCTTGCCGAAGACATGGCCACAGTTGTAGATGGTGCGCGTGCGGGTCTCCTCATCGATACCAGGGCTGAAGAGCAGGTCGTGGATGGCACACGCTTCGTGCTTGCAGATGCGCCCTCTGTAGAACTGGCTTGCAGCGGGGCACGTACAGCTCAGCCCGGTGACGCTGATGGTAACCGTGTACTGGTTTTCGCGGGATCGCACTACAGCGTCGACGCCAGCGGCCGAGAGCCGGTAGGCGGCCAGGCGGATGGAACCACCGGCTTCGACGACCTTCTCGTACGCGGGGATGTCCTCCATGATGTCTTCCTCGAAGGAGCGGTCGAACCGGATGGGCCGCGGGTCGGCATGATAGGCCAGCGTTTTCTCGAAGGCGCGGGCGACATCCTCCCGGGTGGTGTCACCCGTCTCTGCGACCACGCCCAGGACGAAACGCATGAGACCCTCGAAGCTCTCGGGCAGGCGACTCGTGACAACGCCGCCCCGACCGGCTGCAATGGCTGAAAGTAGTTCCTGAACTTTGGGTTCCTTTTGGATACGCTTCTCAATGAGGGCGATGCCGACACCCCGTCGAACTTGGTGGGGACGGGCTGCCCTTCCCAGCATGTTGAGAACCTCACCGCTGGGCAGGAGCACGTAGCGGAACACGCCACGAATCACGTCGGGCCGGAAGATGTCTCGCACCACCACAACGCCCGCCGGAAGGTTCACACCGGCTGCAAGGGTTGGAGTAGCCGCGATGACCCTCAGCGGACGGTCTCGGAATGCGGTTTCAATCGCGCGCCGGATGGTTCTTGGCAGGCCGGCGTGATGGTAAGCGACGCCGGTCGTCAGCAGTTCGACCGCATCTTCAGCGTCCGGGTCTTGCTCCAGAATCTGGCCGGCCAGGGTGATAAGCGCTCGGCGGTTAGCGCTTGACAGAGCGGGTTGGATGATTGTGGAAAGCTCGCGAGCTGCGCGCTCGGCTGCCGCGCGGGAGTTGCAGAATACCAGGCCTTGCTCTCCCTGAAGGCAGGGCTCAAGGGCCACCTTCAGGCCGCCGTCGAGGTCATCTACCAGCATGTGTTGGAACGACAGGGAAACCGGGCGGTCCGCCGCGGTCCCCTGCACCAACGGCACTCCGAGCCAGTCGGACAGTTCGTCGGCATTCTCCACGACAGCGGATAGCCCGCAGAGGGCCTGCGCACGGCGGCTCGCGAGCAACCGCGAGAAAAGTCCCTCGAGCACGGGACCCCTGTCATCATCTGCCACCAGGTGGACTTCA from Bacillota bacterium encodes the following:
- a CDS encoding DEAD/DEAH box helicase, whose product is MADAELRFPLYERAQEAGVLDGGSALIVAPTGTGKSFIGRQAIVRALQRGTPGTHAYLVPFRALADEVYTAFSELLESAEVPGPASPRLRIVTGDHRDPVRPDEADVIVATYESFVGLMHRSGFRPGVVVADEVHLVADDDRGPVLEGLFSRLLASRRAQALCGLSAVVENADELSDWLGVPLVQGTAADRPVSLSFQHMLVDDLDGGLKVALEPCLQGEQGLVFCNSRAAAERAARELSTIIQPALSSANRRALITLAGQILEQDPDAEDAVELLTTGVAYHHAGLPRTIRRAIETAFRDRPLRVIAATPTLAAGVNLPAGVVVVRDIFRPDVIRGVFRYVLLPSGEVLNMLGRAARPHQVRRGVGIALIEKRIQKEPKVQELLSAIAAGRGGVVTSRLPESFEGLMRFVLGVVAETGDTTREDVARAFEKTLAYHADPRPIRFDRSFEEDIMEDIPAYEKVVEAGGSIRLAAYRLSAAGVDAVVRSRENQYTVTISVTGLSCTCPAASQFYRGRICKHEACAIHDLLFSPGIDEETRTRTIYNCGHVFGKTLDLGTRLGLALRILTSWRLIERVPGGWHITPIGDVAAASGFDLLLVRQAIQRVEQASGATYRDVARWAVEDYQEKDRVKWVGAVERWIDEVSEDQIHFPVRHRGDFERALDDLSQVCLLYEKAALALGKPNIAEAARAASGVIRYGVAPELVPLMGLGLPQLGRARSRYLFERGVRNLQDLVQADPAKLSDPRRAPEALVRQWVERAREIHKARAVALADREEADEEFDELVSRFRIDPAALR